In Vanessa tameamea isolate UH-Manoa-2023 chromosome 19, ilVanTame1 primary haplotype, whole genome shotgun sequence, one genomic interval encodes:
- the LOC113396105 gene encoding sodium/potassium-transporting ATPase subunit alpha isoform X1 yields the protein MASKESLDHGRTDSYRVATIGPIKDDNRTADGQYKTRRKPPAKKRKPGDLDDLKQELDIDYHKVTPEELYQRFQTHPENGLSHAKAKENLERDGPNALTPPKQTPEWVKFCKNLFGGFALLLWIGAILCFIAYGIQASTVEEPSDDNLYLGIVLAAVVIVTGIFSYYQESKSSKIMESFKNMVPQFATVIREGEKLTLRAEDLVLGDIVEVKFGDRIPADIRIIEARGFKVDNSSLTGESEPQSRGPEFTNENPLETKNLAFFSTNAVEGTAKGVVICCGDNTVMGRIAGLASGLDTGETPIAKEIHHFIHLITGVAVFLGVTFFLIAFILGYHWLDAVIFLIGIIVANVPEGLLATVTVCLTLTAKRMASKNCLVKNLEAVETLGSTSTICSDKTGTLTQNRMTVAHMWFDNQIIEADTTEDQSGVQYDRTSPGFKALAKIATLCNRAEFKGGQDGVPILKKEVAGDASEAALLKCMELALGDVLSIRKRNKKVCEIPFNSTNKYQVSIHESDDPSDPRHLLVMKGAPERILERCSTIFIGGKEKVLDEEMKEAFNNAYLELGGLGERVLGFCDLQLPSDKYPIGYKFNTDDPNFPLENLRFVGLMSMIDPPRAAVPDAVAKCRSAGIKVIMVTGDHPITAKAIAKSVGIISEGNETVEDIAARLNIPVSEVNPREAKAAVVHGTELRELNSDQLDEILKFHTEIVFARTSPQQKLIIVEGCQRLGAIVAVTGDGVNDSPALKKADIGVAMGIAGSDVSKQAADMILLDDNFASIVTGVEEGRLIFDNLKKSIAYTLTSNIPEISPFLAFILCDIPLPLGTVTILCIDLGTDMVPAISLAYEEAESDIMKRQPRNPFTDKLVNERLISMAYGQIGMIQAAAGFFVYFVIMAENGFLPLKLFGIRKQWDSKAINDLTDSYGQEWTYRDRKALEFTCHTAFFVSIVVVQWADLIICKTRRNSIVHQGMRNWALNFGLIFETALAAFLSYTPGMDKGLRMYPLKFVWWLPAIPFMLSIFIYDEIRRFYLRRNPGGWLEQETYY from the exons CATGGCCGTACCGACTCGTACCGCGTCGCCACCATCGGCCCCATAAAGGATGATAATAGAACTGCTGATGGACAGTATAAG ACCCGTCGGAAACCTCCTGCGAAAAAGCGGAAACCCGGAGACTTAGATGACCTAAAACAGGAGTTAGATATCGATTACCACAAAGTAACGCCCGAAGAACTTTACCAAAGATTTCAAACACACCCCGAAAAT GGACTCAGTCACGCAAAAGCGAAAGAAAACCTTGAACGAGATGGTCCAAATGCACTTACACCTCCAAAACAGACACCCGAATGGGTAAAGTTTTGTAAAAATCTTTTCGGCGGATTTGCGTTATTATTGTGGATTGGTGCTATTCTATGCTTTATTGCCTACGGAATTCAG GCGAGTACCGTTGAGGAACCTTCGGATGATAACTTGTACCTTGGTATTGTATTGGCGGCTGTTGTAATCGTGACTGGAATCTTTTCATACTACCAAGAAAGCAAGTCATCCAAGATCATGGAATCCTTCAAGAACATGGTACCCCAATTCGCCACGGTCATTCGCGAAGGAGAAAAATTAACGCTTCGTGCTGAAGATCTTGTGCTCGGTGACATTGTTGAG GTTAAATTCGGCGACCGGATCCCTGCTGATATTCGTATCATTGAAGCACGTGGCTTTAAAGTAGACAACTCGAGTTTGACTGGCGAGTCTGAACCACAATCCCGTGGACCTGAATTTACCAACGAGAACCCCCTAGAAACCAAGAATTTGGCATTCTTCTCTACCAACGCTGTTGAAGGCACTGCTAAGGGTGTAGTAATCTGTTGTGGTGATAATACG GTTATGGGTCGTATTGCGGGATTGGCATCAGGCTTGGACACTGGCGAGACCCCCATTGCTAAGGAAATCCACCATTTTATCCACTTGATCACCGGTGTCGCTGTATTCCTCGGAGTAACGTTCTTCTTAATCGCCTTCATCCTCGGCTATCACTGGCTGGATGCTGTTATTTTCCTCATTG GTATCATTGTAGCCAACGTACCTGAAGGTTTACTGGCCACTGTAACTGTATGTCTGACTCTCACTGCCAAACGTATGGCCTCCAAGAATTGCTTAGTTAAGAACTTGGAAGCCGTCGAAACTCTCGGATCAACCTCAACGATTTGCTCCGATAAAACTGGAACTTTGACCCAAAACAGGATGACTGTAGCTCATATGTGGTTCGACAACCAGATCATTGAAGCTGATACGACTGAGGACCAGTCTGGAGTACAATATG ATCGCACTAGCCCAGGATTCAAAGCGCTTGCCAAAATTGCTACTCTTTGCAACCGAGCTGAGTTCAAAGGTGGACAGGACGGTGTGCCAATCTTGAAGAAGGAAGTTGCTGGAGATGCGTCCGAAGCTGCTTTACTTAAATGTATGGAACTGGCTCTCGGTGACGTGCTGTCGATCAGAAAGAGGAATAAGAAAGTATGCGAGATTCCATTCAACTCTACGAATAAGTACCAAGTTTCTATCCACGAAAGTGATGACCCCAGCGATCCTCGTCATTTGCTCGTAATGAAGGGTGCCCCTGAAAGGATTCTGGAACGCTGCAGCACTATTTTCATCGGTGGCAAGGAAAAG GTTTTGGACGAAGAAATGAAGGAAGCTTTCAACAATGCCTACTTGGAACTCGGCGGACTCGGTGAACGTGTGCTCGGTTTCTGCGATTTGCAATTGCCTTCCGACAAGTATCCCATTGGGTACAAGTTCAACACCGATGACCCCAATTTCCCCTTGGAGAACCTTCGCTTCGTTGGCCTCATGAGCATGATCGATCCTCCCCGTGCCGCCGTACCCGACGCTGTTGCTAAGTGCCGATCTGCTGGTATCAAG gttatcATGGTAACCGGTGACCACCCCATCACTGCCAAGGCTATCGCCAAGTCCGTAGGAATTATTTCTGAAGGCAACGAAACCGTAGAAGATATCGCCGCTCGTCTCAACATTCCCGTATCCGAAGTCAACCCCCGCGAGGCCAAAGCCGCCGTAGTCCACGGAACCGAACTCAGGGAACTCAACTCTGATCAACTCGACGAAATtctcaa GTTCCACACCGAAATCGTGTTCGCGCGTACGTCCCCGCAACAGAAGCTGATCATCGTGGAAGGTTGCCAGCGACTCGGAGCCATCGTAGCCGTCACCGGCGATGGAGTCAACGACTCGCCTGCCTTGAAGAAGGCCGACATTGGCGTCGCTATGGGTATCGCCGGCTCTGACGTGTCCAAGCAG GCCGCTGACATGATCCTCCTCGACGATAACTTCGCATCCATCGTCACAGGTGTAGAGGAAGGGCGTTTGATCTTCGACAACTTGAAGAAATCCATCGCGTATACCCTCACCTCGAATATTCCCGAAATCTCTCCTTTCCTGGCCTTTATCCTCTGCGACATTCCGCTGCCTCTCGGTACTGTAACCATCCTTTGCATCGATCTCGGAACTGACATG GTGCCCGCCATTTCCCTGGCTTACGAGGAGGCCGAATCTGACATTATGAAGCGACAGCCGCGTAATCCTTTCACTGATAAGCTCGTTAACGAGAG GCTGATTTCCATGGCTTATGGTCAAATCGGAATGATCCAAGCTGCCGCTGGATTTTTCGTATACTTCGTGATTATGGCCGAGAATGGATTCCTTCCCTTGAAACTCTTCGGTATCAGAAAGCAATGGGACTCGAAGGCCATCAACGACTTGACTGACTCCTATGGACAGGAATGG ACTTACCGCGACCGTAAGGCTCTCGAATTTACCTGCCACACCGCTTTCTTCGTGTCCATCGTGGTAGTGCAGTGGGCAGACTTGATCATTTGCAAGACCCGCCGTAACTCGATCGTGCACCAGGGCATGCGTAACTGGGCGCTTAACTTCGGACTCATCTTCGAAACTGCGCTCGCCGCCTTCCTCTCCTACACGCCCGGCATGGACAAGGGCCTGCGGATGTATCCTCTCAA GTTCGTATGGTGGCTGCCCGCCATTCCATTCATGTTGTCGATCTTCATCTACGACGAAATCCGGCGCTTCTACCTGCGTCGCAACCCGGGCGGCTGGCTCGAACAAGAGACTTACTACTAA
- the LOC113396105 gene encoding sodium/potassium-transporting ATPase subunit alpha isoform X4 produces the protein MGEHGRTDSYRVATIGPIKDDNRTADGQYKTRRKPPAKKRKPGDLDDLKQELDIDYHKVTPEELYQRFQTHPENGLSHAKAKENLERDGPNALTPPKQTPEWVKFCKNLFGGFALLLWIGAILCFIAYGIQASTVEEPSDDNLYLGIVLAAVVIVTGIFSYYQESKSSKIMESFKNMVPQFATVIREGEKLTLRAEDLVLGDIVEVKFGDRIPADIRIIEARGFKVDNSSLTGESEPQSRGPEFTNENPLETKNLAFFSTNAVEGTAKGVVICCGDNTVMGRIAGLASGLDTGETPIAKEIHHFIHLITGVAVFLGVTFFLIAFILGYHWLDAVIFLIGIIVANVPEGLLATVTVCLTLTAKRMASKNCLVKNLEAVETLGSTSTICSDKTGTLTQNRMTVAHMWFDNQIIEADTTEDQSGVQYDRTSPGFKALAKIATLCNRAEFKGGQDGVPILKKEVAGDASEAALLKCMELALGDVLSIRKRNKKVCEIPFNSTNKYQVSIHESDDPSDPRHLLVMKGAPERILERCSTIFIGGKEKVLDEEMKEAFNNAYLELGGLGERVLGFCDLQLPSDKYPIGYKFNTDDPNFPLENLRFVGLMSMIDPPRAAVPDAVAKCRSAGIKVIMVTGDHPITAKAIAKSVGIISEGNETVEDIAARLNIPVSEVNPREAKAAVVHGTELRELNSDQLDEILKFHTEIVFARTSPQQKLIIVEGCQRLGAIVAVTGDGVNDSPALKKADIGVAMGIAGSDVSKQAADMILLDDNFASIVTGVEEGRLIFDNLKKSIAYTLTSNIPEISPFLAFILCDIPLPLGTVTILCIDLGTDMVPAISLAYEEAESDIMKRQPRNPFTDKLVNERLISMAYGQIGMIQAAAGFFVYFVIMAENGFLPLKLFGIRKQWDSKAINDLTDSYGQEWTYRDRKALEFTCHTAFFVSIVVVQWADLIICKTRRNSIVHQGMRNWALNFGLIFETALAAFLSYTPGMDKGLRMYPLKFVWWLPAIPFMLSIFIYDEIRRFYLRRNPGGWLEQETYY, from the exons ATGGGCGAG CATGGCCGTACCGACTCGTACCGCGTCGCCACCATCGGCCCCATAAAGGATGATAATAGAACTGCTGATGGACAGTATAAG ACCCGTCGGAAACCTCCTGCGAAAAAGCGGAAACCCGGAGACTTAGATGACCTAAAACAGGAGTTAGATATCGATTACCACAAAGTAACGCCCGAAGAACTTTACCAAAGATTTCAAACACACCCCGAAAAT GGACTCAGTCACGCAAAAGCGAAAGAAAACCTTGAACGAGATGGTCCAAATGCACTTACACCTCCAAAACAGACACCCGAATGGGTAAAGTTTTGTAAAAATCTTTTCGGCGGATTTGCGTTATTATTGTGGATTGGTGCTATTCTATGCTTTATTGCCTACGGAATTCAG GCGAGTACCGTTGAGGAACCTTCGGATGATAACTTGTACCTTGGTATTGTATTGGCGGCTGTTGTAATCGTGACTGGAATCTTTTCATACTACCAAGAAAGCAAGTCATCCAAGATCATGGAATCCTTCAAGAACATGGTACCCCAATTCGCCACGGTCATTCGCGAAGGAGAAAAATTAACGCTTCGTGCTGAAGATCTTGTGCTCGGTGACATTGTTGAG GTTAAATTCGGCGACCGGATCCCTGCTGATATTCGTATCATTGAAGCACGTGGCTTTAAAGTAGACAACTCGAGTTTGACTGGCGAGTCTGAACCACAATCCCGTGGACCTGAATTTACCAACGAGAACCCCCTAGAAACCAAGAATTTGGCATTCTTCTCTACCAACGCTGTTGAAGGCACTGCTAAGGGTGTAGTAATCTGTTGTGGTGATAATACG GTTATGGGTCGTATTGCGGGATTGGCATCAGGCTTGGACACTGGCGAGACCCCCATTGCTAAGGAAATCCACCATTTTATCCACTTGATCACCGGTGTCGCTGTATTCCTCGGAGTAACGTTCTTCTTAATCGCCTTCATCCTCGGCTATCACTGGCTGGATGCTGTTATTTTCCTCATTG GTATCATTGTAGCCAACGTACCTGAAGGTTTACTGGCCACTGTAACTGTATGTCTGACTCTCACTGCCAAACGTATGGCCTCCAAGAATTGCTTAGTTAAGAACTTGGAAGCCGTCGAAACTCTCGGATCAACCTCAACGATTTGCTCCGATAAAACTGGAACTTTGACCCAAAACAGGATGACTGTAGCTCATATGTGGTTCGACAACCAGATCATTGAAGCTGATACGACTGAGGACCAGTCTGGAGTACAATATG ATCGCACTAGCCCAGGATTCAAAGCGCTTGCCAAAATTGCTACTCTTTGCAACCGAGCTGAGTTCAAAGGTGGACAGGACGGTGTGCCAATCTTGAAGAAGGAAGTTGCTGGAGATGCGTCCGAAGCTGCTTTACTTAAATGTATGGAACTGGCTCTCGGTGACGTGCTGTCGATCAGAAAGAGGAATAAGAAAGTATGCGAGATTCCATTCAACTCTACGAATAAGTACCAAGTTTCTATCCACGAAAGTGATGACCCCAGCGATCCTCGTCATTTGCTCGTAATGAAGGGTGCCCCTGAAAGGATTCTGGAACGCTGCAGCACTATTTTCATCGGTGGCAAGGAAAAG GTTTTGGACGAAGAAATGAAGGAAGCTTTCAACAATGCCTACTTGGAACTCGGCGGACTCGGTGAACGTGTGCTCGGTTTCTGCGATTTGCAATTGCCTTCCGACAAGTATCCCATTGGGTACAAGTTCAACACCGATGACCCCAATTTCCCCTTGGAGAACCTTCGCTTCGTTGGCCTCATGAGCATGATCGATCCTCCCCGTGCCGCCGTACCCGACGCTGTTGCTAAGTGCCGATCTGCTGGTATCAAG gttatcATGGTAACCGGTGACCACCCCATCACTGCCAAGGCTATCGCCAAGTCCGTAGGAATTATTTCTGAAGGCAACGAAACCGTAGAAGATATCGCCGCTCGTCTCAACATTCCCGTATCCGAAGTCAACCCCCGCGAGGCCAAAGCCGCCGTAGTCCACGGAACCGAACTCAGGGAACTCAACTCTGATCAACTCGACGAAATtctcaa GTTCCACACCGAAATCGTGTTCGCGCGTACGTCCCCGCAACAGAAGCTGATCATCGTGGAAGGTTGCCAGCGACTCGGAGCCATCGTAGCCGTCACCGGCGATGGAGTCAACGACTCGCCTGCCTTGAAGAAGGCCGACATTGGCGTCGCTATGGGTATCGCCGGCTCTGACGTGTCCAAGCAG GCCGCTGACATGATCCTCCTCGACGATAACTTCGCATCCATCGTCACAGGTGTAGAGGAAGGGCGTTTGATCTTCGACAACTTGAAGAAATCCATCGCGTATACCCTCACCTCGAATATTCCCGAAATCTCTCCTTTCCTGGCCTTTATCCTCTGCGACATTCCGCTGCCTCTCGGTACTGTAACCATCCTTTGCATCGATCTCGGAACTGACATG GTGCCCGCCATTTCCCTGGCTTACGAGGAGGCCGAATCTGACATTATGAAGCGACAGCCGCGTAATCCTTTCACTGATAAGCTCGTTAACGAGAG GCTGATTTCCATGGCTTATGGTCAAATCGGAATGATCCAAGCTGCCGCTGGATTTTTCGTATACTTCGTGATTATGGCCGAGAATGGATTCCTTCCCTTGAAACTCTTCGGTATCAGAAAGCAATGGGACTCGAAGGCCATCAACGACTTGACTGACTCCTATGGACAGGAATGG ACTTACCGCGACCGTAAGGCTCTCGAATTTACCTGCCACACCGCTTTCTTCGTGTCCATCGTGGTAGTGCAGTGGGCAGACTTGATCATTTGCAAGACCCGCCGTAACTCGATCGTGCACCAGGGCATGCGTAACTGGGCGCTTAACTTCGGACTCATCTTCGAAACTGCGCTCGCCGCCTTCCTCTCCTACACGCCCGGCATGGACAAGGGCCTGCGGATGTATCCTCTCAA GTTCGTATGGTGGCTGCCCGCCATTCCATTCATGTTGTCGATCTTCATCTACGACGAAATCCGGCGCTTCTACCTGCGTCGCAACCCGGGCGGCTGGCTCGAACAAGAGACTTACTACTAA
- the LOC113396105 gene encoding sodium/potassium-transporting ATPase subunit alpha isoform X3, giving the protein MASKESLDHGRTDSYRVATIGPIKDDNRTADGQYKTRRKPPAKKRKPGDLDDLKQELDIDYHKVTPEELYQRFQTHPENGLSHAKAKENLERDGPNALTPPKQTPEWVKFCKNLFGGFALLLWIGAILCFIAYGIQASTVEEPSDDNLYLGIVLAAVVIVTGIFSYYQESKSSKIMESFKNMVPQFATVIREGEKLTLRAEDLVLGDIVEVKFGDRIPADIRIIEARGFKVDNSSLTGESEPQSRGPEFTNENPLETKNLAFFSTNAVEGTAKGVVICCGDNTVMGRIAGLASGLDTGETPIAKEIHHFIHLITGVAVFLGVTFFLIAFILGYHWLDAVIFLIGIIVANVPEGLLATVTVCLTLTAKRMASKNCLVKNLEAVETLGSTSTICSDKTGTLTQNRMTVAHMWFDNQIIEADTTEDQSGVQYDRTSPGFKALAKIATLCNRAEFKGGQDGVPILKKEVAGDASEAALLKCMELALGDVLSIRKRNKKVCEIPFNSTNKYQVSIHESDDPSDPRHLLVMKGAPERILERCSTIFIGGKEKVLDEEMKEAFNNAYLELGGLGERVLGFCDLQLPSDKYPIGYKFNTDDPNFPLENLRFVGLMSMIDPPRAAVPDAVAKCRSAGIKVIMVTGDHPITAKAIAKSVGIISEGNETVEDIAARLNIPVSEVNPREAKAAVVHGTELRELNSDQLDEILKFHTEIVFARTSPQQKLIIVEGCQRLGAIVAVTGDGVNDSPALKKADIGVAMGIAGSDVSKQAADMILLDDNFASIVTGVEEGRLIFDNLKKSIAYTLTSNIPEISPFLAFILCDIPLPLGTVTILCIDLGTDMVPAIALAYESAEADIMKRPPRNPFCDKLVNERLISMAYGQIGMIQAAAGFFVYFVIMAENGFLPLKLFGIRKQWDSKAINDLTDSYGQEWTYRDRKALEFTCHTAFFVSIVVVQWADLIICKTRRNSIVHQGMRNWALNFGLIFETALAAFLSYTPGMDKGLRMYPLKFVWWLPAIPFMLSIFIYDEIRRFYLRRNPGGWLEQETYY; this is encoded by the exons CATGGCCGTACCGACTCGTACCGCGTCGCCACCATCGGCCCCATAAAGGATGATAATAGAACTGCTGATGGACAGTATAAG ACCCGTCGGAAACCTCCTGCGAAAAAGCGGAAACCCGGAGACTTAGATGACCTAAAACAGGAGTTAGATATCGATTACCACAAAGTAACGCCCGAAGAACTTTACCAAAGATTTCAAACACACCCCGAAAAT GGACTCAGTCACGCAAAAGCGAAAGAAAACCTTGAACGAGATGGTCCAAATGCACTTACACCTCCAAAACAGACACCCGAATGGGTAAAGTTTTGTAAAAATCTTTTCGGCGGATTTGCGTTATTATTGTGGATTGGTGCTATTCTATGCTTTATTGCCTACGGAATTCAG GCGAGTACCGTTGAGGAACCTTCGGATGATAACTTGTACCTTGGTATTGTATTGGCGGCTGTTGTAATCGTGACTGGAATCTTTTCATACTACCAAGAAAGCAAGTCATCCAAGATCATGGAATCCTTCAAGAACATGGTACCCCAATTCGCCACGGTCATTCGCGAAGGAGAAAAATTAACGCTTCGTGCTGAAGATCTTGTGCTCGGTGACATTGTTGAG GTTAAATTCGGCGACCGGATCCCTGCTGATATTCGTATCATTGAAGCACGTGGCTTTAAAGTAGACAACTCGAGTTTGACTGGCGAGTCTGAACCACAATCCCGTGGACCTGAATTTACCAACGAGAACCCCCTAGAAACCAAGAATTTGGCATTCTTCTCTACCAACGCTGTTGAAGGCACTGCTAAGGGTGTAGTAATCTGTTGTGGTGATAATACG GTTATGGGTCGTATTGCGGGATTGGCATCAGGCTTGGACACTGGCGAGACCCCCATTGCTAAGGAAATCCACCATTTTATCCACTTGATCACCGGTGTCGCTGTATTCCTCGGAGTAACGTTCTTCTTAATCGCCTTCATCCTCGGCTATCACTGGCTGGATGCTGTTATTTTCCTCATTG GTATCATTGTAGCCAACGTACCTGAAGGTTTACTGGCCACTGTAACTGTATGTCTGACTCTCACTGCCAAACGTATGGCCTCCAAGAATTGCTTAGTTAAGAACTTGGAAGCCGTCGAAACTCTCGGATCAACCTCAACGATTTGCTCCGATAAAACTGGAACTTTGACCCAAAACAGGATGACTGTAGCTCATATGTGGTTCGACAACCAGATCATTGAAGCTGATACGACTGAGGACCAGTCTGGAGTACAATATG ATCGCACTAGCCCAGGATTCAAAGCGCTTGCCAAAATTGCTACTCTTTGCAACCGAGCTGAGTTCAAAGGTGGACAGGACGGTGTGCCAATCTTGAAGAAGGAAGTTGCTGGAGATGCGTCCGAAGCTGCTTTACTTAAATGTATGGAACTGGCTCTCGGTGACGTGCTGTCGATCAGAAAGAGGAATAAGAAAGTATGCGAGATTCCATTCAACTCTACGAATAAGTACCAAGTTTCTATCCACGAAAGTGATGACCCCAGCGATCCTCGTCATTTGCTCGTAATGAAGGGTGCCCCTGAAAGGATTCTGGAACGCTGCAGCACTATTTTCATCGGTGGCAAGGAAAAG GTTTTGGACGAAGAAATGAAGGAAGCTTTCAACAATGCCTACTTGGAACTCGGCGGACTCGGTGAACGTGTGCTCGGTTTCTGCGATTTGCAATTGCCTTCCGACAAGTATCCCATTGGGTACAAGTTCAACACCGATGACCCCAATTTCCCCTTGGAGAACCTTCGCTTCGTTGGCCTCATGAGCATGATCGATCCTCCCCGTGCCGCCGTACCCGACGCTGTTGCTAAGTGCCGATCTGCTGGTATCAAG gttatcATGGTAACCGGTGACCACCCCATCACTGCCAAGGCTATCGCCAAGTCCGTAGGAATTATTTCTGAAGGCAACGAAACCGTAGAAGATATCGCCGCTCGTCTCAACATTCCCGTATCCGAAGTCAACCCCCGCGAGGCCAAAGCCGCCGTAGTCCACGGAACCGAACTCAGGGAACTCAACTCTGATCAACTCGACGAAATtctcaa GTTCCACACCGAAATCGTGTTCGCGCGTACGTCCCCGCAACAGAAGCTGATCATCGTGGAAGGTTGCCAGCGACTCGGAGCCATCGTAGCCGTCACCGGCGATGGAGTCAACGACTCGCCTGCCTTGAAGAAGGCCGACATTGGCGTCGCTATGGGTATCGCCGGCTCTGACGTGTCCAAGCAG GCCGCTGACATGATCCTCCTCGACGATAACTTCGCATCCATCGTCACAGGTGTAGAGGAAGGGCGTTTGATCTTCGACAACTTGAAGAAATCCATCGCGTATACCCTCACCTCGAATATTCCCGAAATCTCTCCTTTCCTGGCCTTTATCCTCTGCGACATTCCGCTGCCTCTCGGTACTGTAACCATCCTTTGCATCGATCTCGGAACTGACATG GTGCCCGCCATAGCGCTGGCGTACGAGTCAGCCGAGGCGGACATTATGAAACGTCCGCCTAGAAATCCATTTTGCGACAAACTTGTCAACGAGAG GCTGATTTCCATGGCTTATGGTCAAATCGGAATGATCCAAGCTGCCGCTGGATTTTTCGTATACTTCGTGATTATGGCCGAGAATGGATTCCTTCCCTTGAAACTCTTCGGTATCAGAAAGCAATGGGACTCGAAGGCCATCAACGACTTGACTGACTCCTATGGACAGGAATGG ACTTACCGCGACCGTAAGGCTCTCGAATTTACCTGCCACACCGCTTTCTTCGTGTCCATCGTGGTAGTGCAGTGGGCAGACTTGATCATTTGCAAGACCCGCCGTAACTCGATCGTGCACCAGGGCATGCGTAACTGGGCGCTTAACTTCGGACTCATCTTCGAAACTGCGCTCGCCGCCTTCCTCTCCTACACGCCCGGCATGGACAAGGGCCTGCGGATGTATCCTCTCAA GTTCGTATGGTGGCTGCCCGCCATTCCATTCATGTTGTCGATCTTCATCTACGACGAAATCCGGCGCTTCTACCTGCGTCGCAACCCGGGCGGCTGGCTCGAACAAGAGACTTACTACTAA